Genomic window (Magnolia sinica isolate HGM2019 chromosome 10, MsV1, whole genome shotgun sequence):
GTttcgtctctcctttttctctttggatatatttcatatatttatttccgtcgtcaagtgtccacactttgtgttgatgattgacatgagaatcaaatataagattaatatattctggaaaGTTAAGGGGATATGCTGTCGGAATTttggcgtagcatttaaattggaaaatgaagCGATTACAATCTATTCAAccttgaatgggtgactgatttagacagttaagtaaGTATGCCCGTCTAGCGGTCTAGCCGTCTAGGTATAGCCGTATAACAtatcgagaactttattttatagatgactagtcaagacgaaagcccaaatacCCTTGGAATGGGTGCATCAGCCACATCTCCTCTAACCGTAGAGGGAGACACAGACACGTCAACTgcatgcaaagggaagaagaagagatcagcagtgtgggatgatttcgaaaatgtgacagttaacggtgtacagaagataaagtgtaatcactgcAAATGGTTATACAGCAAGATTTTAGGAGGATCTACGACACATCTAAATAGACATTTGAAGACGTGTCCTAAGAGACTAAGACTCCCTCCTCCCGGCCAACAGTTGCTGTCATTTACGAAGTTAGAAGGGGACGACTCCCAAGGCgtagtgtccactcataagtttgacaaagAGAAGCTGAATGAGTTGTATGCTAGATTAATGATTCTGTaagaaaaacctttcagaatgatagaaagtaaagggtttagggcttttTGTTAATTCCTAAACCCTCGGGCCGAGAATGTCTCCCGCGTCACAGTGcagagagagtgcatgaagatatATGCAAAGGAGAAGAtaaaactgaaagaagttttggcttcagtGTCCAGAATAGCTTTGACGTCTGATTTATGGACggcgtccaatcaaagaaaatgatacaTTTTATTAACCGCTCACTATGTTGATAAGGATTGGAAACTATGCAAGAGAATTATAAACTTCCGCAACCTTCCTCCTCcacatactggtttacttatATCAGATTACATTTACAGTCGTCTAGAAggctggggcattgagaagaaaatttcagcaataactttagacaatgcttcagcaaatgacagtgccatttcatgcttacgtaaccagttcagggctacaagaaatttattttttgaaggaaaaatattccaggtcagatgttgtgcccatattgtaaatttgattgtacaagaagggttgaAAGAAATCGACaacactatagagaacataagagaaagtgtgaaatatataagggggtcgccatcgagactgagtgtatggaatgacatcatccaacgtttgaatgtgccatctaaaaaatgttgaagttggatgtgtgtacacgttggaactcgacttatgaaatgttagatacgATAATGAAATTACAACTTGCATTTCCTGAATACGCGGCGCGTGACAGAACGTATTCTTGGTTGCCGAGTACAGATGATTGGGCCAAAGCAAAACAAGTTTATACATTTCTAAAAGTTTTCTACAATTGCACGAAGTTTTTTTTGGGAATCAGTATCTAATCgcgaatctgtttcttccgtctctttggaagattaagaaTGCTCTACAGAAAAATACTAGTGCGAGTCCAGATTTCATACGACagatgacagttggtatgaagacgaagttcaataaatactgggacgaatgtcatctgttgatgtccttggcagttgttcttgatcctcgttgtaatatggggttggttagctttattttcatgaagctttATCCTATTGAAAGAGCGGCAACAGAGACGTTCaaggttcgtcaagcccttgaagatttgtacGAATCGTATGTTAGTACTTTACCTGCAGTGAGTGTTAAAGAAAGTAGAGATGCAGATATTTCTGTACCTCGTAATCcggatgtgctaaatgaatacatatcatacttggcacaaGCACGAATAAGAGTTGGTACTAAGGAATCAGAGTTAGAAATGTACCTCAATGAGCCAATCGTAGTGCGATCcgaatttgatgtgttggaatggtgGAGGATGATggttagtgaatcaaaatacctTACATTATCTGTGATGACACGAGACATTAttaataccaatttcaacagtggcatcagaatctGCATTCAGCATAGGGAGCggggttgtgagcaagtatcgaagctcactttctCCAAATACAGTTGAAGCCTTGATTTGTACGGAAGATTGGTTGTGCCTGATATGGGGAggaggagatatgaatgatgatgatgaagaagggGAGATTGAGATTCGTGATGAGTCTCTACCTGCAGATCAGTAATTATTTTcggtttttcaattctttttggttgaaagttgaatgatatgtaatattatttcactgcaactgcaaacatgaaagtgttggaatgtggtttggaagactttgaatctttgatatttatttacatatgcctgttcatttgtttttatttttgatacatttatattgctttattttgtttctatatcaagttcaaattatttatttatattttgatttttttatattaaaagttgagtgtagatatgtcgtcatctaACTCATCGACAAACATTTGGGACTACGCTTCCCTAGTTGAATCACTACTAAGgtttgaaaaaacaaagattaagtATGGTTTGTGTGACACAGTTTATGAACAAGACTAATCGCTTTcggttacacttgtcatgtcgaggtggtgatgcaaaactaTGCCTcaatgcccctaaggatgtccaaattctttttcaagccctattagattcgaatagaaaaccttccactccatccaaaccttctgcttctggatctaatacacgaatgacatccacaaaagatgcagaggaggaagccagattaaaagctttAGAGGAAGAATAATTCTaactcgccttaaaacgcagTATGGAAGAAGTTTCTAGACTTCAGCGATATTCGAGTAAAAAACAACACGATGTTGAAGAAGGATCGAGtacgacaaacaagaagaagaaaaagagtaacaaattcaaattcctgacctgtctcggtgaattttataaggcattgggtactacatacaattcttcacataaagaaagtttgaaaaatctagttcagagtgtaaaagagcacgaaggaaatatctcttcgtcttctgactcagaggaagtgaaccaatatgtatatgaaaaaatagatagcagttctgatggatcagatgacaatacaggaaggcACTCCGCTTATGGAGGTTATTTgttataaattgtcattttgaacaatgtaatgtaaatctgtaattatcgaagttttttaatcataaattatgtgcattttatatattttattgctttgttcaacttcgaattccaattgacaatcgaattgaaattcaaatgaatctcaattTATAACTCCAACTTGGCTTAAAGCTCGAACTCGTTGTTTGAAAACCTTACTCAAATTGGGCTCAAATTCGGGcaaaactcgaactcgactcgaaaattgggactcgactcgactcaactcgatttcTGCTCGTACTCAGCTTGTACTCGGACGAGTAGAGCACGAGTAGTGAATCCATACTTGATGCCcgagtagagccgagtacgagtaagACTTGGGCAGtgcgagccgagcatgagctgggcaatactcggcttggctcgactcgtgtacagctctactgtccccaattaattgggattagGCTTAGATAATGACGATGAGCCACGGTATGGAATGTCTCATCGAAGAAacttaaatgaagagaaaaccaGAGAGAGTGGAGTCCACAATGAATCTGTAAAACAGAAGGGATGCacatctaaaacttgaaaacagGGGGAGGCTTTTACAATTGTCCTTATACAAAACCTTGGGTACTTTGGTGGTACTTGATAATGCAGAGGGGTATTTCTGAAAATTCAGAAGACCCCTGCAATCTCTTCCAAACCATatgggcttcttttttttttttttttttataaaaaaattatagatGGGTaatcaaattttatgaaaaacccTCCAACGGGAGCATAGAATCATAACAAGCATGCCGAAACAAAACATATGGGCTAGTTGGGCCCCCACTTGACCCCTTTGCCACACGCATGGTCAAGTGGGGCCACTCTGACTCCTATTCGGGTACTTGACTTTATGTATTTAGGCACAGGACTAGTCAAAATCAATAAAATGCCCATTTATTCACAGTCATAAAATTGTATTCATAATTTCGAAGATATCTGCGGCTACAATCTCATGTATCTTGAGTATCCTATTGAAGTATGAGACGTTTGTTTATCTAGATTTTTAAACCATGAAGTTTGATGCAATGGTTTCTTGTGGACTGTAGGGttttgatgagtacatgaatttGGTTCTTGATGATGCCGACGAAGTCAATGTCAAGAAAAACACTAGAAAGCCATTGGGTGGGTTACAGCATACAATACTATCTCTTACTGCCCACCACTTTTTCTCCTGTTTTTAGCCAAAGTTTCTGAAAGTATTTCTCGTAAttgtcttcttttttctttctttcagggAGGATTCTTTTGAAAGGGGACAACATAACGCTGATGATGAACACGTAAGTGGACTGCGGAAACTTTCATTCGATCAGATATtggttttccttctttcttttgttttgtttttgtttttcagaAAGCTTATGTAACCCTTTTCTGGGTTTCGTTTTTCTTTTTCAGGGGAAAATGATGATCTTCGCTCTGGTGGGGATTTTGTATTGTGTGGAGGTGAGTGCACTCTGGCTCGTTATAAAATACATAGAAGTCTGAGGTTGTCTACTCATAAATTACAAGGACCATTCGAATTATCCTGGATATCGCTTGCTGATTCTTGATGCATCTTAGTGATGATTATAATGCTGAGATCTTAGGTATCATCTTGCGTGgggattttattttgttttggttaTTTTAACCATTCATGGGGTGGTTCAGCTCGGTTTCTTTGTGCCATTCCTATGCACCTCTGTGTGCAGTGCAGGTATCTGAGCCATGCATTAGGAGGGTCACACCTTGTAGATAATCAGGTCCACACATCAGGAGGGCCACATATAATGGTTTGAGAATGATTGCCAACAATCCACATAAAACCTGCCTGATGTTTGTAACTTGTTCACCTTGGCTGTTATAGTGGTGgtacttatgaacagtttggaatCTTGCAGGCAACCCCATTGGCTGAAGCCATTGCAGGACCCGTGCAAATCATAGCGGATCACATCGTTCCGAGCCTGGATCTGATTGGGATTGCTAAAATATGTTGTTTCTGAGCCACTCATCTTTTCCATGTGGGGGTTTGTAGGGCCCGGACTTTGCTCCTAAACTCAGTCCCCGGGCTGGAAATCTAGGCCTGGGAGACCAAGGAATGGAAGGTTTAAAGGCACTCGGAAGCCATTTCCATTCCCGATGTACACGTGGTTTAAAAGCACTCTTGGAAGTTGGATCTATGATCATATTTCAATGATCAAAGTTATTTATATTGATGACTCACTGAGGATAGATATCATTTCAATCTTTCTATTATTGGGTTGGTGCTGGTTTGGCTCGGCCTTCTTGTGTCGGGGCCAAGGCCTTCTTGGCTCAAATGCGGCTAGGGTAAGGGCTTACGGCACCAGGGTCAATCCAACTCCGAACCTAGCCCTACCCATTGCCACCCCAAGATGCTAATGTTAAATGAGTTAGCGAAATGCCAGGGGAACTTGTTAGTCTCTTACACAGACTGACCTCAGGCTGTGGGGCTAACAGTGATGTTTTTGTTCTAGTCAGTTCTTTCATcccttttaccagctcattttaggacatgagggagatccaaaactcaagtgggccacaccagaagaAACAATGGGGGATGGAAATGATTGTAGGGTTCATggtgatgttcatatgccatccaacgcATTCATAAGGTTGTTCCAATCTTCCGtctcattgaaaacttctatggccccaagaagatttcaatgatggCTATGCTTTCCCCATTGGGTTGCTCACTTCAGTTTTTGACCTCTGTGTTTGAGCTCATgttcgaaatggatggacagaatggtataatacaaaaatcatggtgggccctacagttggGTTTATGGGAGATTCCTGTAACCTCAGTTGCAGGCAAGACTTGTTGGATTGAAGCCCGGCCTATGAATCTAGGGCCTAGACTCAACCCACAGGCTGGAGCCGCGGGCCAGGACAACCCAGCCCAAACCATTTCGACCCAAGTTAGCACTGATTTGATACGATTCTTTAATTAAAAATCCTGGTGAGTGGGCTACATTAGTTGTAGAATGACTATTATGCTTCCTTCCAATCTTGTCAGCCATGTTGGTTTGGTGGATGATGACATACATGTTATCATTGAAACAGAGAACTTAGTGAAAGATTAGTTGAAACCTGCCACAATACTGGCTGTCCATCATAGGTTACAAGGAGGTGGCGAGTGGCCCACTAAAGAACAGTTCCAAATTGTTCCTTGGTTTATTTGTCTATGGATCATGTGCCCTATTTGCATcctcattcgatgtattcgaaACCAATTGCAACTTTCCTAACTTGattgaagtggcccaccatcgatGAGAGGG
Coding sequences:
- the LOC131217127 gene encoding uncharacterized protein LOC131217127 — translated: MATTRVQRIMTQPINLIFRFLQSKARIQIWLFEQKDMRIEGRIIGFDEYMNLVLDDADEVNVKKNTRKPLGRILLKGDNITLMMNTGK